A window of the Bactrocera neohumeralis isolate Rockhampton unplaced genomic scaffold, APGP_CSIRO_Bneo_wtdbg2-racon-allhic-juicebox.fasta_v2 cluster09, whole genome shotgun sequence genome harbors these coding sequences:
- the LOC126764687 gene encoding uncharacterized protein LOC126764687 has product MPLLNSPNKDEGTPKSDATWSAQQTQAEAGTREGGQHNAIEAVGVIRLPQFLPSDPDLWFTQIDGLLHINRITSDVSKYYTVITVLDAETLRQVSDVARNPPDMDKYDKLKKELIARFSESKEKQLMKLLTGIELFNKKPSQLLREMRDLAGNNVSKEALSTLWLQRMPNNVRCILSACKCTDLENLAEVADRIVDNSPSYIVASTTIPQDNEANCSALNISKQNTFEARLLALETSFNQIIQKLSEISVNMAATMNQRRSSSAERGGERSRSRLRENAKVCYYDIRFGATSRKCQAPCEFNKPTEGTQGN; this is encoded by the coding sequence ATGCCACTACTGAATTCACCTAACAAAGATGAAGGCACACCGAAATCGGACGCAACCTGGTCAGCACAGCAAACACAGGCAGAAGCGGGCACTAGAGAAGGGGGCCAACACAACGCGATAGAAGCAGTCGGTGTCATTAGACTACCCCAGTTTTTGCCATCGGACCCAGACCTGTGGTTCACGCAAATAGACGGCTTGTTGCACATAAATCGTATCACATCTGATGTCTCAAAATATTACACCGTAATTACGGTACTTGATGCAGAAACCCTACGCCAAGTTTCAGATGTTGCAAGAAACCCACCGGACATGGACAAGTATGACAAATTGAAGAAGGAACTAATTGCTCGTTTCAGTGAGTCCAAGGAGAAGCAGCTGATGAAACTTCTAACAGGAATAGAACTTTTCAATAAGAAACCCAGTCAATTGTTGAGGGAAATGCGTGATCTGGCCGGCAATAACGTCTCTAAGGAAGCTCTGTCAACATTGTGGTTGCAGCGAATGCCCAACAACGTTCGTTGCATATTGTCGGCGTGCAAGTGTACAGACTTGGAAAATCTCGCCGAGGTAGCCGATCGAATCGTAGATAATTCACCCTCATACATAGTCGCATCTACAACCATTCCGCAAGACAACGAAGCCAATTGTTCAGCTCTAAACATATCCAAGCAAAACACCTTTGAAGCCCGCCTATTGGCGTTGGAGACCTCCTTCaaccaaattattcaaaaactaaGCGAAATATCAGTCAACATGGCTGCAACAATGAACCAACGCCGTAGTTCAAGCGCTGAACGCGGCGGCGAACGAAGCAGAAGTCGACTACGTGAAAACGCAAAAGTATGTTACTACGATATTCGATTTGGTGCAACATCGAGGAAATGTCAAGCGCCATGCGAATTCAACAAACCTACTGAAGGCACGCAGGGAAACTAA